One Cicer arietinum cultivar CDC Frontier isolate Library 1 chromosome 8, Cicar.CDCFrontier_v2.0, whole genome shotgun sequence DNA segment encodes these proteins:
- the LOC140919067 gene encoding secreted RxLR effector protein 161-like, producing MIICLYEVDLLITGSKTSEIEKVKNKLKSEFEMTDLGELSFFLGMEFLKMKTEMVMHQQKYIVSVISRFMHDPRKTHLIAAKRILRYIKGTKEFSLLFPNGSKGEISELIGYSDSDWCGDITYIRSTSGYVFKFNEAAISWCTKKQPVTALSSCEAEYIAGTLATCQAV from the exons ATGATAATCTGCCTATATGAGGTTGATTTGCTCATTACTGGAAGCAAAACATCAGAGATTGAAAAGGTGAAAAACAAGCTGAAATCTGAATTTGAAATGACTGATCTAGGTGAGCTTTCATTCTTCTTAGGCATGGAATTTCTGAAGATGAAAACAGAAATGGTTATGCATCAGCAAAAGTATATAG TAAGCGTGATTAGCAGATTCATGCATGATCCAAGGAAGACTCACTTGATAGCTGCTAAAAGGATACTTAGGTATATAAAAGGCACAAAGGAGTTTAGTTTACTGTTCCCGAATGGAAGCAAAGGTGAAATAAGTGAACTCATTGGATACTCAGATAGTGATTGGTGTGGAGACATCACATATATAAGGAGTACATCTGGCTATGTCTTTAAGTTCAATGAAGCAGCCATATCATGGTGTACGAAGAAGCAACCAGTGACTGCACTATCATCGTGTGAGGCAGAATATATTGCAGGAACACTTGCAACCTGTCAAGCAGTATGA
- the LOC101494898 gene encoding LOW QUALITY PROTEIN: UDP-glycosyltransferase 13-like (The sequence of the model RefSeq protein was modified relative to this genomic sequence to represent the inferred CDS: deleted 1 base in 1 codon) — translation MKDTIILYPAMGRGHLVPMVELGKFISTHHHNTLSIKIFLLSSPNITTKNYITAVIATTPSIKFHHLSPSQNLLTTLQSFISQSSKPKAFILDFFNHSAIAVTATLNIPTFCYFPNAASTVALFLYTPTIHHNTTNENTSIYNDVLRNIPGLPPLSPEDMPEPMVDRRSQSYKSFVNMSIQMRKIDGLIVNSFEKLETKAFMALKNGVCLMEEKSPRVFCIGPLVEKSKGDNSVVDDGCLSWLNLQPSQSVVFLSFGSYGRFSKSQIKEIALGLEKSEKRFLWVVRNPIGYERKELSFEELLPKGFLEKTREKGKVVREWAPQVEILNHDSVGAFVTHCGWNSVLEAITCGVPMVAWPLYAEQMLNRVVMVEEMNVALTLKENEDGVVKASELEEIVREIMDLERGKKVRESVLSFRNDAFVALGDGGSSRIHLNELIELWRQWYYFFCFIGF, via the exons atgaaggACACCATAATTTTATATCCTGCCATGGGAagaggacacctagtccctatggTAGAACTAGGTAAGTTCATATCAACTCACCACCACAATACTCTCTCCATTAAAATCTTTCTCCTCTCCTCACCAAATATTACCACCAAAAATTACATCACGGCGGTCATCGCCACCACACCTTCCATCAAATTCCACCACCTCTCACCTTCTCAAAACTTGCTCACCACCCTCCAATCTTTCATTTCACAATCGTCCAAACCTAAAGCCTTCATCTTAGACTTCTTCAACCACTCTGCTATTGCGGTTACAGCCACTCTCAATATCCCAACTTTTTGTTATTTCCCCAACGCGGCTAGCACCGTCGCGCTTTTCCTCTACACTCCAACAATCCACCACAATACGACCAATGAAAACACCTCGATCTACAACGACGTGCTTCGCAATATTCCCGGCTTGCCACCCCTTTCACCGGAGGACATGCCAGAACCAATGGTCGATCGTCGGAGCCAAAGCTACAAGTCCTTTGTCAACATGTCAATTCAAATGAGAAAAATTGATGGGTTAATCGTTAACTCATTTGAGAAACTTGAAACCAAAGCTTTCATGGCATTGAAGAATGGAGTTTGTTTAATGGAAGAAAAAAGTCCACGTGTCTTTTGCATTGGGCCATTAGTGGAAAAGAGTAAGGGAGATAATAGTGTTGTTGATGATGGATGTTTGAGTTGGCTCAACTTGCAACCAAGTCAAAGCGTTGTGTTTTTGAGCTTTGGAAGCTATGGAAGATTTTCAAAGAGTCAAATTAAAGAGATAGCTTTAGGGTTGGAGAAGAGTGAGAAAAGGTTTTTGTGGGTTGTTAGGAACCCAATTGGGTATGAAAGGAAAGAACTTAGTTTTGAAGAGTTATTACCAAAAGGGTTTTTGGAGAAAACAAGGGAGAAGGGAAAGGTGGTAAGGGAGTGGGCCCCACAAGTTGAGATATTGAATCATGACTCGGTGGGTGCTTTTGTGACTCATTGTGGTTGGAACTCAGTGTTGGAAGCAATTACTTGTGGAGTTCCAATGGTGGCGTGGCCTCTTTATGCGGAACAAATGTTGAATAGGGTTGTTATGGTGGAAGAGATGAATGTTGCTTTAACACTAAAAGAGAATGAAGATGGGGTT GTTAAGGCAAGTGAGTTGGAAGAGATAGTTAGAGAGATTATGGATTTGGAGAGAGGGAAAAAGGTTAGAGAGAGTGTTTTGAGTTTTAGAAATGATGCTTTTGTTGCCCTTGGTGATGGTGGGTCTTCTAGGATTCATTTGAATGAGTTGATTGAGTTGTGGAGGCAATGGTAttactttttttgtttcattggtTTTTAG
- the LOC140919068 gene encoding uncharacterized protein yields the protein MACISQLIECYNISQFATNRKDTQADQPLGRHILWKEARVNKEGVVDNENVKKVVELCEIIEQSSETQEGNKDTCRDILGKVFNVPEYSGRVRGKGFGVTPKSFFPQEKRQKPSNEEVLEKLRILSEQVALLVNTNKDKQLPVQLQPEIQMESETGSCNVGLKSIPEGVTTCVLYLSSPTQRKVGKGILHNTSGEVLHNIPIPAGHVKVSPTVAFEPTAPLPIPDNDGDMKFLSDAIGSYVLGNIVLQSFHCSPAP from the exons ATGGCGTGCATATCACAATTAATTGAGTGTTATAACATCTCACAGTTTGCTACTAAT agaaaagacacccaagccgatcaacccttgggtcgtcatatcttatggaaggaagcgcgtgttaacaaagaaggagtggttgataatgaaaatgtcaaaaaagttgtagaactttgt gaaattattgaacaaagttctgaaactcaagagggcaacaaggatacgtgcagggacattcttgggaaagtgtttaatgtccctgagtattccggtcgagtgagggggaaaggatttggcgtaactcccaaaagcttttttcctcaagagaagcgccaaaaaccttccaacgaggaagtattagagaagctcagaatcctatcggagcaagtggcactcttggtgaatacgaataaagacaagcaacttccggttcagctccaacctgaaatacaaatggagagtgaaaccgggagttgcaacgtcggtttgaagagtattcccgag ggtgtcaccacatgtgtcctatacttatcctcgccgactcaacggaaggtgggaaaaggaatattgcacaatacttcgggagaagtattgcacaatattccgatccccgcgggccatgtcaaagtatcgcctacggttgctttcgaaccaactgcaccgttgcccataccggacaacgatggagatatgaagttcttaagcgacgctattggcagttacgtg TTGGGCAATATTGTGCTTCAATCATTCCATTGTTCACCTGCTCCCTAA